Proteins encoded by one window of Falsibacillus albus:
- a CDS encoding C45 family autoproteolytic acyltransferase/hydolase: MADFKVEIVQLRSDPFHIGFELGRFLKGKSTQNHWMNLTKQQINLENMRSVFLAYSPHLLDELHGLAEGIELTFESAASLFSGYGVPRFEAMGCSAFMTRDGYIRNYDFSPEYYDGIFSLVQSRDHYASAGYNLQILGRHDGVNEKGLAIGLHFVNNEGHREGVSAWTVVRMVLDMCANVDEAAQLIKELPHACCYNFSLADASGKNLVVEAGPAKTVVRGREVNSSCVNHFNTEEMKRMNRDGIEGSIKREKFLSHYGDGKTVTTEEMFNLFRDPESPMFFTDYEQFFGTLHTIAYSRKDARLMTAAARGKVLDINFQDWVNGENLNEVELVGEITSKDDGRNA; the protein is encoded by the coding sequence ATGGCAGATTTTAAGGTGGAGATTGTCCAGCTGAGAAGTGATCCGTTTCATATTGGGTTTGAGTTAGGGAGATTTTTGAAAGGGAAGTCCACACAAAATCATTGGATGAATTTGACGAAGCAGCAGATCAATCTTGAAAATATGAGAAGTGTGTTTTTAGCTTATTCACCCCATTTGCTTGACGAATTGCATGGGCTGGCAGAGGGAATTGAGCTGACATTTGAAAGTGCCGCATCCTTATTTAGCGGCTATGGTGTTCCGAGGTTCGAAGCAATGGGTTGCTCCGCGTTTATGACTAGGGATGGATATATAAGAAACTATGATTTTTCCCCGGAATATTATGACGGTATTTTTTCGCTTGTCCAAAGTCGTGACCATTATGCATCTGCAGGCTATAACCTGCAAATCCTCGGGAGGCATGATGGAGTGAATGAAAAAGGATTGGCCATAGGTCTGCACTTTGTCAATAATGAGGGTCATCGTGAAGGGGTATCTGCCTGGACTGTCGTTCGGATGGTACTGGATATGTGTGCAAATGTGGATGAAGCTGCCCAGTTGATTAAGGAGCTGCCTCATGCATGCTGCTATAACTTTTCATTGGCTGATGCAAGCGGAAAGAACCTCGTGGTGGAAGCCGGTCCAGCGAAGACTGTGGTCAGGGGGCGAGAAGTCAATTCATCCTGTGTAAATCATTTTAATACAGAAGAGATGAAAAGGATGAATCGCGATGGAATTGAAGGCTCCATCAAAAGGGAAAAATTCTTAAGTCACTATGGTGATGGGAAAACGGTGACTACTGAAGAAATGTTCAATTTATTTCGGGATCCCGAGTCTCCGATGTTTTTTACAGACTATGAACAATTTTTCGGTACCCTGCACACGATAGCTTATTCAAGGAAAGATGCTCGATTAATGACAGCGGCTGCTAGAGGAAAGGTCTTGGATATCAATTTTCAGGACTGGGTGAATGGTGAAAATTTAAACGAAGTGGAATTGGTGGGTGAGATAACTTCAAAAGATGATGGGAGAAATGCATAG
- a CDS encoding GNAT family N-acetyltransferase → MLSTIQLQDIELLQKECEAAGDFQLKLNWEMLRNRESDHLDFFHYENNELAAYLALYPFGSTVEVCGMVKPQERRKGHFQRLFNQAMETINERPFKKILLNAPASSQEAKSFLKKNGAEYAFSEHQMKWQKGDLQIDDSITLRPAAPEDLALRIQLSVDGFGMSEEDARESETRVEEYDKNTMFMVEADGQPVGKIRLSLEDGEVWIYGFVISADQRGKGIGRKVLSKVIKEESGKGHSIHLEVEAKNDHALGLYTSVGFQALHAQDYYLHQI, encoded by the coding sequence ATGCTATCTACAATACAATTACAGGATATTGAACTGCTGCAGAAGGAATGCGAAGCTGCTGGAGATTTCCAGTTGAAGCTGAATTGGGAAATGCTTCGTAACAGGGAATCGGATCACTTGGATTTCTTTCATTATGAAAATAATGAGCTGGCTGCCTATTTGGCATTATATCCATTTGGATCGACTGTCGAAGTTTGCGGGATGGTTAAGCCGCAAGAAAGAAGAAAGGGACATTTCCAGCGCTTGTTCAACCAAGCCATGGAAACGATAAACGAAAGACCATTCAAAAAGATACTCTTGAATGCACCGGCCAGTTCTCAGGAGGCGAAATCCTTCTTGAAAAAGAACGGAGCCGAGTATGCTTTTTCGGAGCATCAGATGAAGTGGCAGAAAGGCGACCTGCAGATCGACGACAGCATCACGCTCCGGCCTGCAGCACCTGAAGATTTAGCCCTCAGGATCCAATTATCCGTCGATGGATTCGGAATGAGTGAAGAGGATGCAAGAGAATCAGAAACAAGAGTAGAAGAGTATGATAAGAACACAATGTTTATGGTTGAGGCCGACGGACAGCCAGTCGGGAAAATCCGTCTCAGCCTAGAAGACGGCGAAGTATGGATCTACGGATTTGTCATAAGTGCCGATCAACGCGGCAAAGGAATCGGGCGCAAAGTACTGAGCAAGGTCATCAAAGAAGAGAGCGGTAAAGGGCATTCCATCCACCTTGAAGTCGAAGCGAAAAATGACCATGCCCTTGGCTTGTATACTTCAGTCGGATTCCAGGCCCTCCATGCACAGGATTATTATCTCCATCAAATTTGA
- a CDS encoding helix-turn-helix transcriptional regulator, with product MKEGPAAKSDKKVEHRFMKNINEQKDNLLSIMKSISNQFGDKCEVVLHDFSKGYENSVTAIENGHVTNRKVGSSITNLGLEYSEHDGDEMGIYNYTSTTKDGKILRSSTALLRDDEGKLIGSLCINFDITDFVLAENAIRSMTRSQDNRQMNEVFVQDVNELFEHYIEECIQLIGKPITLMTKDEKIKAIKYLDSKGVFSITKSGDRICDLFGISKFTLYKYLDEIRK from the coding sequence GTGAAAGAGGGGCCTGCAGCGAAATCTGATAAGAAAGTAGAGCATCGATTTATGAAGAATATCAATGAACAGAAGGATAATCTATTATCAATCATGAAGAGTATTTCCAACCAATTCGGCGACAAATGCGAAGTGGTCCTCCATGACTTTTCCAAAGGCTATGAAAATAGTGTGACTGCCATTGAAAATGGGCATGTCACCAATCGGAAAGTGGGTTCAAGCATCACGAACCTGGGATTGGAGTATAGTGAACACGATGGGGATGAAATGGGAATCTATAACTATACTTCCACCACAAAGGACGGGAAAATCCTCCGTTCCTCTACAGCGCTCCTTCGGGACGATGAAGGAAAATTAATCGGATCGCTTTGCATCAATTTCGATATCACTGATTTTGTGCTTGCTGAAAATGCAATACGGAGTATGACAAGGAGCCAGGACAACCGGCAGATGAATGAAGTGTTTGTCCAGGATGTGAATGAACTCTTTGAGCATTACATAGAAGAGTGCATCCAGTTGATTGGAAAGCCGATCACCCTCATGACGAAAGATGAAAAAATCAAGGCGATCAAATATTTGGATTCAAAAGGGGTCTTTTCCATCACGAAATCGGGTGACCGCATCTGCGACCTGTTCGGCATCTCAAAATTCACACTATACAAGTATTTAGATGAGATCAGAAAATAA
- a CDS encoding CocE/NonD family hydrolase — protein sequence MSTYLNETIFHYYCAGVYEGKIQFLENGVMHARVDLRRRTQMQEDKLSDAWKANLPFEQLHQSLLAYAKAEWTGDEVQLENKCLYQKHTTFTGSIEGKELTSQVWAHRHDTAIDVVTVEGKVIAFVCPNRNGMEILVKAGYEKLTPLVVYEEPNLSKAKYGINDLGTYLVSMRDGVKLATDVYLPEGVAKDAKWPTILIRTCYDRNGKKEFLRRWANKGYAVVNQDVRGRADSEGELVPFYYEREDGSDTIDWIIEQEWSDKNVGMWGASYLGYVVVAAATSGHPNLKAAVNEVNVGSPFIDTVRRGGTVCSWPLLSWTLGQSVGTRTDFSIFSGETVNVEDVVDSRPIKEIPQQVIGKNSGPWDLWSEHPEYDEFWKNCTFSERGNQVKAPMFVISGWYDGDSPGVSETWRMLTEHDVPNRKIWLGPWEHNPNRARDYQGESFSNDAVVYDYDVNVLRWFDRFLKGVENGIDQEPRAAYYVVGENEWRTSDDWTPVEAVVKEFYLSSGGSANSRNGDGRLQMTLADDLQGDAYVYDPQHPFAFSGNREPENLNPFELRNDILVYTSEALKENVTVAGELSAVIYASSTGQDTDWVVTLSDVDELGHSRKLSNYIFRAKYRNGYDQPELLTPGKVEKYDIFLQNIAHTFKEGHQIRFSITSSSKFVAFPNTNTGENPYEEPVPTPVVQQVYHNEKFPSHIKLPVLKGSM from the coding sequence ATGAGCACATATTTGAATGAAACCATCTTTCATTATTACTGTGCAGGTGTCTATGAGGGGAAAATTCAATTTTTAGAAAATGGTGTCATGCATGCACGGGTCGATTTGAGACGAAGGACGCAGATGCAGGAGGACAAGCTGTCAGATGCATGGAAAGCCAATTTGCCTTTTGAGCAGCTTCATCAGAGCTTGCTTGCCTATGCCAAGGCTGAGTGGACGGGAGATGAGGTACAGCTGGAAAATAAGTGTCTATACCAGAAACATACGACGTTTACAGGATCGATAGAAGGCAAGGAACTTACTTCACAAGTTTGGGCCCATCGCCACGACACCGCCATCGATGTAGTCACGGTGGAGGGGAAGGTGATCGCTTTTGTCTGCCCGAATCGCAATGGCATGGAAATCCTGGTGAAAGCCGGATATGAAAAACTGACCCCGCTCGTTGTCTATGAAGAACCCAACCTATCAAAAGCGAAATATGGCATCAATGATTTAGGGACCTATTTGGTGTCGATGCGAGATGGCGTCAAATTGGCGACGGATGTCTATTTGCCAGAGGGAGTGGCGAAAGATGCCAAATGGCCGACGATCCTGATCCGTACTTGCTACGATAGAAATGGTAAGAAAGAATTCCTGAGAAGGTGGGCCAATAAAGGCTATGCCGTGGTCAATCAGGATGTGCGCGGCCGGGCTGACTCCGAGGGGGAGCTTGTCCCATTCTATTACGAACGGGAAGACGGGAGCGATACGATCGATTGGATCATTGAACAGGAATGGTCGGACAAGAATGTCGGGATGTGGGGGGCATCGTATTTGGGCTATGTCGTCGTAGCTGCTGCGACAAGCGGCCATCCTAATTTGAAGGCGGCCGTCAACGAAGTGAACGTCGGGTCTCCATTTATTGATACGGTCAGAAGGGGCGGAACCGTCTGCTCTTGGCCGCTTTTGAGCTGGACGCTCGGGCAATCGGTCGGGACACGGACAGATTTCAGCATTTTCTCCGGAGAAACGGTCAATGTCGAGGATGTCGTGGATTCAAGACCAATCAAGGAAATTCCGCAGCAGGTGATCGGGAAAAATTCGGGTCCTTGGGATCTTTGGAGTGAGCATCCCGAGTATGATGAATTCTGGAAAAACTGTACATTTAGTGAACGTGGTAATCAAGTAAAAGCACCGATGTTTGTGATTTCGGGCTGGTATGACGGCGACAGTCCAGGTGTCTCCGAAACATGGAGGATGCTGACGGAGCACGATGTACCGAACCGAAAAATATGGCTCGGTCCATGGGAGCACAATCCGAACCGGGCAAGGGACTACCAAGGGGAAAGCTTCAGTAATGATGCTGTCGTATATGATTATGATGTGAATGTCCTGCGCTGGTTTGACCGCTTTTTGAAAGGCGTGGAGAATGGGATCGATCAAGAGCCGCGGGCTGCCTATTATGTAGTCGGTGAAAATGAGTGGAGAACCTCCGATGATTGGACACCGGTTGAAGCAGTGGTCAAGGAATTTTATTTAAGCAGCGGCGGAAGCGCTAATTCGCGAAATGGCGATGGCAGGCTTCAAATGACGCTTGCGGACGATCTTCAAGGGGACGCTTATGTATATGATCCCCAGCACCCTTTTGCTTTCAGCGGAAACAGGGAACCAGAGAATTTGAATCCTTTTGAACTGCGAAATGATATCCTTGTGTATACGAGTGAAGCCTTGAAAGAGAATGTCACGGTGGCAGGGGAGTTGTCTGCCGTCATTTATGCCTCCAGCACCGGGCAGGATACGGATTGGGTTGTGACCTTGAGTGATGTCGACGAACTTGGCCATTCAAGAAAGCTATCAAACTATATTTTCAGGGCGAAATATCGAAACGGCTATGATCAGCCGGAATTACTGACGCCTGGAAAGGTTGAAAAATATGATATCTTCCTGCAAAATATCGCCCATACATTCAAGGAAGGCCATCAAATTAGATTTTCCATTACATCCTCTAGTAAATTTGTGGCGTTTCCAAACACGAATACCGGGGAAAATCCATATGAAGAGCCTGTTCCTACCCCAGTAGTGCAGCAAGTCTACCATAATGAAAAATTCCCAAGCCACATTAAGCTGCCTGTTCTAAAGGGGAGTATGTGA
- a CDS encoding dipeptidase, whose translation MINKTVGLYDFQLTEQEEERAQRLHDDSIIIDLLFQGPLSPAAIPVDISERVREWCEPYRDEPMTYSRMPSKFILRMSARGEIPQFKEEWFQSGITAANRQLSLVSQESIISSMAEVQQQFDSFEWLVKAVRVDDIKEAKQKNLKAGIVTSQETNGLGTNLEMLESLYDFGLRILQLTYNTQNYIGAGCAEQSNAGLTNFGVRFVDKLNELGIVVDTGHCGKQTTLDACRHSKAPVIASHTGAEAIFEHMRCKSDEEIKAIAATGGVIGVFAMPWFIHDDPNQSTINHVIDHIDHIVNLVGINHVGIGTDWPMSDVEWSLVYFKEHVAPKLGFAKGNGPSTETIIGLERYSYFINFTRGLVKRGYTDEEIGKILGGNWLRVFAEVWK comes from the coding sequence ATGATCAACAAAACGGTAGGATTATATGATTTTCAGTTAACGGAGCAAGAAGAAGAGCGTGCGCAGCGGCTTCATGATGACAGCATCATTATCGACCTTTTATTTCAAGGGCCGCTTTCACCTGCAGCCATCCCGGTAGACATATCAGAAAGGGTCCGTGAATGGTGTGAGCCATATCGAGACGAACCCATGACATACAGTCGGATGCCGAGCAAGTTCATATTAAGGATGTCAGCAAGGGGAGAAATTCCACAGTTCAAGGAAGAATGGTTCCAATCGGGGATTACGGCCGCCAATCGGCAGTTGAGCTTGGTGAGTCAGGAAAGCATCATTTCCAGTATGGCTGAAGTCCAGCAGCAATTCGATTCCTTTGAATGGCTCGTGAAAGCAGTGCGTGTCGATGACATTAAGGAAGCAAAGCAAAAGAATTTAAAAGCAGGAATCGTCACTTCGCAGGAAACGAATGGACTCGGGACAAATCTTGAAATGCTTGAATCGCTTTATGATTTTGGTCTGCGCATCCTTCAATTGACGTACAATACCCAAAACTATATTGGTGCTGGATGTGCGGAACAATCGAACGCCGGCCTCACCAACTTTGGGGTTCGATTTGTGGATAAGCTTAACGAACTTGGCATTGTCGTGGATACGGGGCATTGTGGAAAGCAGACCACCTTGGATGCATGCCGCCATTCTAAGGCTCCCGTCATCGCTTCTCATACGGGGGCGGAAGCGATATTCGAGCATATGCGATGTAAAAGCGATGAAGAGATAAAGGCCATCGCAGCCACTGGCGGAGTCATCGGTGTCTTTGCGATGCCATGGTTCATCCATGATGATCCGAATCAGTCGACGATCAATCATGTGATCGATCATATCGACCACATTGTAAATTTGGTGGGTATTAATCACGTTGGGATCGGGACGGATTGGCCGATGAGTGATGTCGAGTGGTCCTTGGTTTATTTCAAGGAGCATGTAGCACCGAAATTAGGGTTTGCGAAAGGGAATGGACCTTCGACCGAAACGATCATCGGGCTTGAAAGATACAGCTATTTTATCAACTTTACGAGAGGTTTGGTGAAGCGGGGATATACCGATGAAGAAATCGGGAAAATCCTTGGTGGAAACTGGCTGCGGGTATTTGCGGAAGTTTGGAAATAG
- a CDS encoding ornithine cyclodeaminase family protein has product MLSIDSSEVHTLLTMQSCIEAMRKALAELASGKAVQELRSVVPIEEGKLLGQMPGFLKHSEILGTKVITIFQNNHEKGLPSHQGVVLLFDSKDGSLKAAVDGNAITAIRTAAVSAVATDLLARKNAQTLCVLGSGEQARSHIEAMVLVRQIKLIKVWSRRREKAERLKAEMEKAFNISIQVCDTAEEAAADAEIICTVTASKEPVLLGEWVAKGVHVNAVGACKASDRELDSELVKQSEFFVDRRESAVHESGDYLIPLMEGVIDESHIAGEIGDLLVGKLRGRSSEELITVFESLGLAIEDLAAANFVYEEAVKRDLNRGGENDQQNGRII; this is encoded by the coding sequence TTGCTGTCGATTGATTCCTCTGAAGTACATACTCTATTAACCATGCAATCTTGCATTGAAGCAATGAGAAAAGCACTGGCCGAACTAGCGAGTGGAAAAGCAGTGCAGGAGCTGAGATCCGTAGTTCCGATAGAAGAGGGAAAATTGCTTGGACAGATGCCTGGCTTCTTAAAACATAGCGAGATCCTTGGGACAAAAGTGATTACAATTTTTCAAAACAATCACGAGAAAGGACTTCCCTCCCATCAAGGTGTAGTGCTGCTCTTCGATTCGAAAGATGGGAGCTTGAAGGCAGCTGTGGATGGGAATGCCATTACGGCCATTCGAACCGCTGCTGTGAGTGCAGTCGCCACGGACCTGTTGGCAAGGAAAAACGCACAAACATTATGTGTGCTTGGTTCAGGCGAACAGGCAAGGAGCCATATTGAAGCGATGGTATTAGTTCGGCAGATCAAATTAATTAAAGTATGGAGCAGACGAAGAGAAAAAGCTGAACGTTTAAAAGCTGAGATGGAGAAGGCGTTCAATATTTCCATACAAGTTTGCGATACAGCTGAAGAAGCAGCTGCGGACGCTGAAATCATTTGCACGGTTACAGCTTCCAAAGAACCTGTGCTGCTGGGTGAATGGGTGGCAAAAGGTGTCCATGTGAATGCGGTCGGGGCTTGTAAAGCAAGTGACCGTGAGCTGGATTCCGAACTTGTAAAGCAATCGGAGTTCTTTGTAGATCGCAGGGAATCCGCCGTTCATGAGTCAGGTGATTATTTGATTCCATTAATGGAGGGGGTCATTGATGAATCCCACATCGCGGGTGAAATCGGTGATCTGCTCGTCGGGAAATTGCGCGGGAGATCTTCTGAAGAATTGATCACGGTATTTGAATCGTTGGGGCTGGCGATTGAAGATTTGGCAGCTGCCAATTTCGTTTATGAAGAAGCTGTTAAACGAGATTTGAACAGGGGTGGAGAGAATGATCAACAAAACGGTAGGATTATATGA
- a CDS encoding 3-ketoacyl-ACP reductase — MAQSIKGKTAYITGAGRGIGKAVALELAREGVHVGLIARTESSLERVAEEVMSHGVKASVAAADISDMEQVNAAISKLDDDLGGADILINNAGIGTYGPFLEIDPEDWKRTFEVNVFGTYYVTRAVLPQLIKKNRGDIINISSSSGLKGTANSTAYCGSKFAVQGMTEALMQEVRQHNIRVMTLNPSLVATELVFGDELDQVDTEKYMQPEDLAEHMVSQLKLHPRIFIKQSLQWATNPF, encoded by the coding sequence TTGGCACAATCGATTAAAGGCAAAACAGCTTATATCACCGGCGCTGGCCGCGGCATCGGAAAAGCGGTAGCATTGGAGCTTGCGCGTGAAGGGGTGCATGTCGGATTGATCGCCCGGACGGAGAGCAGTTTGGAAAGGGTGGCTGAGGAAGTGATGTCGCATGGGGTCAAAGCGAGTGTTGCTGCAGCGGACATCTCAGATATGGAACAAGTGAATGCCGCCATTTCGAAGTTGGATGATGATTTGGGTGGGGCGGATATTCTCATTAACAACGCTGGCATCGGTACGTACGGACCATTTTTGGAAATCGATCCAGAAGATTGGAAGCGGACATTCGAAGTGAATGTGTTCGGGACGTACTATGTGACACGGGCAGTCCTGCCGCAGTTGATCAAGAAAAACCGTGGGGATATCATCAATATTTCATCCAGCAGTGGGCTGAAGGGTACGGCGAATTCCACTGCATACTGCGGTTCTAAATTTGCTGTCCAGGGCATGACGGAAGCCTTGATGCAGGAAGTTCGCCAACATAACATCCGCGTGATGACATTGAATCCAAGTCTTGTCGCTACCGAACTCGTTTTTGGGGATGAATTGGATCAAGTCGATACAGAGAAATATATGCAGCCGGAGGATTTGGCGGAACACATGGTTTCCCAGCTGAAACTTCATCCGCGCATCTTTATCAAACAGTCCCTCCAGTGGGCCACGAACCCATTTTAA
- a CDS encoding GNAT family N-acetyltransferase, with the protein MEIKLDDLTGPEIAALIGEHLHSMTLHSPPESIHALDLTKLQQPNITFWTAWEEGELLGCGAIKELDAEHGEIKSMKTASNHVRKGVAKRLLKHIMAEAKLRGYKRLSLETGSMEAFEPAKKLYASMGFEYCGPFADYMEDPYSVFMMKEL; encoded by the coding sequence ATGGAGATAAAACTAGACGACTTAACAGGCCCTGAAATTGCAGCATTAATCGGAGAACACCTGCATAGCATGACCCTTCATTCACCGCCGGAAAGCATCCATGCACTGGATCTAACCAAATTGCAGCAGCCTAATATCACATTCTGGACTGCTTGGGAAGAAGGGGAGCTGCTTGGCTGTGGGGCAATAAAAGAGTTGGATGCGGAACATGGTGAAATTAAATCGATGAAAACTGCTTCAAATCATGTGAGAAAAGGCGTCGCCAAGCGTCTGCTAAAGCACATCATGGCAGAAGCAAAGCTGCGGGGATACAAACGGCTGAGTCTGGAAACAGGTTCGATGGAGGCTTTTGAGCCCGCGAAAAAACTATATGCCAGCATGGGGTTCGAATACTGCGGGCCGTTTGCGGATTATATGGAGGACCCGTATAGTGTGTTTATGATGAAGGAACTTTGA
- a CDS encoding GNAT family N-acetyltransferase, which translates to MKTIRQARKEDINQIAKIDSGVIGNDSRREYIFNAIHKGQCLVAKEGDAIAGFLLYDTRFFDCTFISLIIVAEDARRKGHASALMDELVSTAPTEKVFSSTNQSNVEMQKVFAANGFVQSGMVENLDEGDPELIYFRTKGEGV; encoded by the coding sequence TTGAAAACCATACGACAAGCCCGAAAAGAAGATATCAACCAAATCGCCAAAATCGATAGCGGAGTAATCGGAAATGACAGCAGGCGGGAATATATTTTTAACGCGATACATAAAGGACAGTGCCTCGTCGCCAAAGAAGGGGATGCAATCGCTGGTTTTCTACTCTATGATACTAGATTCTTTGATTGTACGTTTATCTCATTGATCATCGTGGCGGAGGATGCCAGGCGAAAAGGCCATGCCAGTGCGTTGATGGATGAGCTGGTAAGCACCGCCCCAACCGAAAAAGTCTTTTCATCTACCAATCAATCGAATGTAGAAATGCAAAAGGTCTTTGCAGCCAATGGATTCGTTCAAAGTGGAATGGTCGAAAACTTGGATGAAGGAGATCCGGAACTGATCTACTTCCGTACGAAGGGGGAAGGCGTTTGA
- a CDS encoding GNAT family N-acetyltransferase, with translation MKEFAIVSETERLVIRPLKREDYENWLAGFEGRSPSLHRHDQGKIDMSECTKEWFGGLVEKHQELAVDDIAHVFAVFRKEDTQHVGMVDFSTLSRNEFQWGRLGYTIHNQFWNKGYGKEAVKEALSIAFRELNFHRIEAHINLDNTPSIKLAESVGMEFECIRKGFIYEFGEWTDHLIYYCNAKDE, from the coding sequence ATGAAAGAATTCGCAATAGTTTCAGAAACAGAAAGATTGGTCATAAGACCGTTGAAAAGAGAAGATTATGAGAATTGGCTCGCTGGATTCGAAGGTAGGTCTCCTTCCCTTCATCGGCATGATCAAGGGAAAATCGATATGAGTGAATGCACGAAAGAATGGTTTGGCGGATTGGTCGAAAAGCATCAAGAATTAGCGGTTGATGACATCGCCCATGTGTTTGCCGTTTTCCGGAAGGAGGATACTCAACACGTGGGGATGGTTGATTTTTCGACCTTATCCAGGAATGAGTTTCAATGGGGGCGGCTCGGCTATACGATCCACAATCAATTTTGGAACAAAGGATACGGCAAAGAAGCGGTGAAGGAAGCTTTGTCGATTGCCTTTCGTGAATTGAACTTTCATCGCATCGAAGCCCATATCAACCTGGATAATACCCCTTCCATTAAATTAGCTGAAAGTGTCGGAATGGAATTTGAATGCATCCGCAAAGGCTTTATTTATGAGTTTGGTGAATGGACCGATCATTTGATTTATTATTGCAATGCCAAAGATGAATGA
- a CDS encoding MBL fold metallo-hydrolase — protein MNLIQLSNSIYKCEFSITVPFHNSIIKNDAVSVPVNVWLIKHDENVYIIDTGIEKLVDEQMKAAAILGTPKAIFLTHGHSDHIQGAAKWLEHFDISVYAHEKELKYINGEVPYPNKNILEKNGVANRVKPLNQQLFDQLPISYHLTPGHSPGHVVYHHEEDNVLLSGDLFITAKDKLHPPIRKFSVNMDENIDSGAIVEKLKPAVISSSHGTDLRYQEELYKNYVFTYRD, from the coding sequence ATGAATCTTATTCAGCTATCGAACAGCATTTATAAATGTGAGTTTTCCATCACCGTTCCCTTTCATAATAGCATAATCAAAAACGATGCTGTTTCTGTCCCGGTGAACGTTTGGCTCATCAAGCATGATGAAAATGTCTATATCATCGACACGGGAATAGAAAAGTTAGTAGACGAACAAATGAAAGCTGCTGCCATCCTTGGAACTCCAAAAGCTATCTTTCTTACTCATGGACACAGCGATCATATTCAAGGTGCAGCAAAGTGGCTGGAGCATTTTGATATCTCCGTTTATGCACACGAGAAAGAACTCAAATATATAAATGGAGAAGTACCTTACCCAAACAAAAACATCTTAGAAAAAAATGGCGTCGCCAATAGGGTAAAACCATTGAACCAGCAACTATTTGACCAGCTGCCCATCAGCTATCATCTCACTCCGGGACATTCACCGGGGCATGTCGTCTACCATCATGAAGAAGACAACGTGCTATTATCGGGAGATCTCTTTATTACAGCCAAAGACAAACTCCATCCCCCGATCAGAAAATTCAGCGTGAATATGGATGAAAACATTGACAGCGGTGCGATTGTTGAGAAGCTGAAACCCGCAGTCATCAGCTCCTCGCATGGAACAGACCTGAGGTATCAAGAAGAACTATATAAGAACTATGTGTTCACCTATAGAGATTAG
- a CDS encoding winged helix-turn-helix transcriptional regulator — MGNRLNGFGACSAEVRNACPVEMTLHVIGGKWKGIIISILSEKPVRFNELRRLIPGISQRMLTLQLRDLEGDGIIERQIEDSVPMKVEYSLSEQGKRLSPIIDYMKEWGTAYMEENK; from the coding sequence ATGGGCAATCGATTAAATGGATTTGGCGCCTGCAGTGCGGAGGTAAGAAATGCCTGTCCTGTTGAAATGACCTTGCACGTCATCGGAGGGAAATGGAAAGGGATCATCATATCGATATTATCCGAAAAGCCTGTACGATTTAATGAACTGAGAAGGCTCATTCCGGGCATATCTCAACGGATGCTAACCTTGCAGCTGAGAGATCTGGAGGGTGATGGAATTATTGAGAGGCAAATTGAAGATTCTGTTCCAATGAAGGTGGAATATTCATTGTCGGAACAAGGGAAGCGGCTATCCCCAATCATTGACTATATGAAAGAGTGGGGTACCGCTTATATGGAGGAAAACAAATAG